In the genome of Microbacterium saperdae, one region contains:
- a CDS encoding DUF4238 domain-containing protein, whose product MGTPGPAAKRHHYVPQFHLRGFADGETITTVELPGDRSYNQPVRKAAAENHLYSLPGHPDGADVFEKALSQLEGEVAGIFADIASGTWPLDEESRGSLAYYVALQMARGPEQRRNSENLARQATRMEIGYGGRAGVKGWAKKNLGLEVDDATAARLWDEAMRPEGPPIKISTAAHIEQALEIAESLLTYMSGRPWSLVRFDKRSLILSDVPVGLVRRPDEEDSWMGVGVMTAWGITFPLTRKLGLLMNDPDLVIDKGIPVEKVRAGAFDFVQIGTTAMERIFNEHTASSASLRLFHHPEDARFVPSGLPDPSPVTMSLQGTPKEYSGEPYILPHIPKANRSVPDQDE is encoded by the coding sequence ATGGGAACCCCTGGCCCGGCAGCGAAGCGTCACCACTACGTCCCCCAGTTTCACCTGCGTGGCTTCGCCGACGGCGAGACCATCACGACTGTCGAGCTACCCGGCGACCGCTCCTACAACCAGCCGGTTCGCAAGGCGGCCGCTGAGAACCACCTTTACTCGCTCCCTGGTCACCCCGACGGTGCGGATGTGTTCGAGAAGGCGCTCTCTCAGCTCGAAGGTGAAGTCGCGGGCATCTTCGCAGACATCGCCTCGGGCACGTGGCCGCTCGATGAGGAGTCACGCGGCAGCCTCGCTTACTACGTCGCTCTCCAGATGGCCCGTGGCCCGGAACAGCGGCGGAACTCGGAGAATCTCGCGAGGCAGGCCACCCGCATGGAAATCGGGTACGGGGGGCGCGCCGGAGTGAAGGGGTGGGCCAAGAAGAACCTCGGTCTCGAAGTGGACGATGCGACGGCCGCGAGGCTGTGGGATGAGGCGATGCGTCCCGAAGGCCCGCCCATCAAGATTTCAACAGCCGCGCACATCGAGCAGGCGCTCGAAATCGCCGAGTCGCTGCTCACATACATGAGTGGTCGCCCCTGGTCTCTGGTCCGCTTCGACAAGCGGTCGCTCATCCTCTCGGATGTACCTGTTGGACTGGTCCGTCGGCCGGACGAGGAGGACTCGTGGATGGGCGTCGGTGTCATGACAGCATGGGGAATAACGTTCCCGCTGACGCGCAAACTCGGGCTTCTCATGAACGACCCCGACCTCGTTATCGACAAAGGCATTCCGGTGGAGAAGGTGAGGGCCGGCGCATTCGACTTCGTGCAGATTGGCACAACCGCGATGGAGCGCATTTTCAACGAGCACACGGCCTCCAGCGCCAGTCTGAGGCTGTTTCACCACCCGGAGGATGCGCGCTTCGTGCCGAGCGGGCTGCCGGACCCCTCGCCGGTCACAATGTCGCTCCAGGGCACACCGAAGGAGTACTCGGGCGAGCCGTACATCCTGCCCCACATCCCGAAGGCGAATCGGTCCGTGCCCGACCAGGATGAGTGA
- a CDS encoding antitoxin VbhA family protein, translated as MLGDVHGNVGWIRMLARALPHLAPDVTTILQLGDWWMPPEEVDEALTETGITGIYVTGGNHEPWGEITPLMNKYPGEAVRVSKLVWLLPRPARLTIGGRSVLSLGGAASVDHESRIEGLTWWPQEAISDQSVAEAIAGGPADLMLTHESPANTPVRPVGEILRTNPHRFPKAALEASAASRARVSEVWDAVHPELLAHGHLHVGAGGQTSDGRRVASLGREGHEWNLGILDMTNLRMATPSLAILRGLADDDGSRKAREQRMNSVAESLHSGVLDGLRPSAQALRDAQDYIDGLRSLEEIIKDVRQRHTRNPEDEQ; from the coding sequence GTGTTGGGGGACGTTCACGGCAACGTCGGTTGGATCCGGATGCTGGCGAGGGCACTCCCGCACCTCGCGCCGGACGTGACGACCATCTTGCAGCTCGGCGACTGGTGGATGCCCCCGGAAGAGGTCGACGAGGCGCTCACTGAGACGGGCATCACAGGCATCTACGTGACCGGAGGGAATCATGAGCCGTGGGGTGAGATCACCCCACTCATGAACAAGTACCCCGGCGAAGCCGTGCGGGTCTCCAAGCTCGTGTGGCTGCTCCCGCGGCCTGCGCGCCTCACCATCGGTGGGCGCTCCGTGCTGTCACTGGGTGGCGCCGCGTCTGTCGACCACGAGTCGAGGATCGAAGGGCTGACCTGGTGGCCCCAAGAGGCAATCAGTGACCAGAGTGTCGCCGAGGCCATCGCCGGCGGCCCCGCCGACCTGATGCTCACCCACGAGTCACCCGCCAACACCCCTGTCCGCCCTGTCGGTGAGATCCTCCGCACGAACCCGCATCGGTTCCCGAAGGCGGCGTTGGAGGCGTCCGCGGCGTCGCGCGCGCGGGTCAGCGAGGTCTGGGATGCTGTGCATCCCGAACTCCTCGCTCATGGGCACCTGCATGTCGGGGCGGGCGGACAGACTTCAGATGGTCGTCGCGTGGCGAGTCTCGGGCGCGAAGGTCACGAGTGGAACCTCGGGATCCTCGACATGACGAACCTCAGGATGGCGACGCCGAGCCTGGCCATCCTCCGCGGACTTGCCGACGACGACGGTTCTCGTAAAGCGCGGGAGCAGCGGATGAACAGCGTAGCCGAGTCCCTGCACTCGGGAGTCTTGGACGGATTGAGGCCCTCCGCTCAAGCGCTTCGTGATGCCCAGGACTACATCGACGGACTCCGCAGCCTCGAGGAGATCATCAAGGACGTCCGCCAGCGCCACACTCGAAACCCCGAGGATGAGCAGTGA